atcgtattaaggtaggttggttgaagtggagagcagcgaaaggggttttgtgcgacaagaagataccactcaaattgaaaggaaaattccttaaggtggcaatcagacctgccatgttgtacggatcagaatgttggccaatgacgaaggcccaagagagaaggatggaggtggcagaaatgaggatgcttaggtggacgtgtggtaaaaccatgctagatatgataccaaatggtgtgtttagggaaaaacttggagtcagtagcatcatcgacaagctaagagaagaacgacttcgttggtttgggcatgtgatgagacgaccacgtattgccccggttaggagagttgaGGCACTCACGGTAGAtggtgtaaggagaaggggtagacctactcgtaggtggatggatagactaagactcgacatgagggagctttcgttgaccgaggacatgacttatgatagggatgcgtggagggctagaataagAATAGTTGAGTAgggctatttttattattattattgttattgttattgttattgttattgttattactgttattactgttattactgctattactgctattactgttattattcttactattacaattattagtattgttattgttattattattattttttgtatcactattattaattattagtgtattagtatttgtattacaaatatttattactattaatatttatatgaactattattattactattatttgtattactattactatcgtttttattagttttatgtatTGTTACCAATAGTATTAAATGAGTATGTTTTTGGTATCTTTGGTTTTTGGATGTATGCATGCTTGCATGGTGGTTTGTACGTATGCACGTAGGTTcttgtatgtttgtatgtatgtatgcatgcaggTAGGTTTTGTAATGAAGGTGTGATGCAGTTACACACGTTTTTATATGGGAGTTTGTTTTTTATGTATGTATATTTGTAGgtaggtatgtatgtatgcttgttttTACTTGTCTGCAGGTGTGGTATATTCACTCATGTATGTATGTTTTGCTAATAGGTTTATGTAGGACTGGGTGTTTATGCTATGTATGTATGGTTGTATGTGTGgccttatgcatgtatgtatgtacgtaggtatgtttcatacttgtacgtaggtatgtctcatgtatttacgtaggtatgtctggtgtgtatgtaggtttaggtatgtgtgtatgtatgtacgtatgtatgcatgtatgtatgatcaAGTGATTCGCATCGCTCGGTGCATCTTGGGACCATTTTGGCTGAGGACGACTTCCCTTGCCCTAGAGCTTGGTTGGTTCCTTTTAGTTGGGTAGTTTCGGgggtgtctaccgtaaaggtgcatgagtggtttttggtttgctaagggtggttggctctttgcttgcgcaacaacttccacccggcATGCCCTCAAGTTGCTGTCCACAAGGTCTTTTGGCTCTTTTATCGAGGCAACGACAAGCGTCGttttagtggcgtcttgactgcagctcagagcctaaattgattCTTAGGCATGCTTTAAACCCCATGAAAATCTGATTCTACCATCTTCATAGCGCCTcccctatattttattattattactattattattattattattattattattattgttttttatttatctttgtatgttttaatttattttttaatttctattttctagctaaaaaagtctttttttagccggaggtcctcacggaagcaatctctctaccctggagtagagagggggatgaatttcctttaccgtgggtggagaattctctcgactcgtggtaacagaaacgacttctcttctagtttagggtagaggaaggattgtctacaccttacctcccccatacctcgcaggcgcgggattgggtattgttgttgttgttgttgttgttgtatattgtaatgcaagtttgattgcttaaatgtacatatatatttCAGGAAATGTACAGATCAAGGTTTATCATCATGGGGTTGGAATTTGAGTGGCCAACATTCAACATATCACGCATTGTTCCCACGTGCATGGACAGTTTATGATGGTATCGTCTTTGGCATTTTACTTATTAATAAACATAACATTATGTTACTTATTTCCCTTCATATAAAGTATGAACTGTTTTCTCTTTGCTTGGTATCAGGCGAACCTGACCCGGAGTTAAAAGTGTCATGTCGCCAAATTTCACCATTTTTGCCTCATAATTACCGAGATAGTAGCCTTCCCACATCTGTATTTGTTTATACGGTATACAATTTAATCACTGTCTCATGAAAATTAATTTCTTCCAttatattacgaattttatatcaaAGCATCACTCTACTTTCTTTTTTTTGTCAGTTGGTTAATACAGGGAAAGAAAGGGCACAAGTCAGCCTTCTCTTAACGTGGGCCGTAAGTCGCTATTTTGAGAATTTATAACGCTCTGCTTTGAGTTATTAGATCTTCATTTTCTGTATTTGTGTTTTACAGAATTCAATTGGAGGTATATCACATCTCTCCGGGGATCATGTGAATGAGCCATTCAAGTGAGTCTATTTTACTTGATGTTCTACTATTACTCCGTACCGAATGTATAATTTAATGTTTAGTGTGTCACTAAATTTTTCTCTTTTACTATTGACAGAGGTGAAGATGGTGTGTCTGGTGTGCTTCTGCATCACAAGTAAGTCAGCCATATTTCTGTTGCACTTTTAATTTTGGGCAATTCTACGTACTCAATTGGTTTTCACATTCTGTCTATATGTGACCATTTCAACCCAATTACTTATGAATGAGCTGAATCACGCTTGTGTTTTATCTTAAATGAGTAAAAGGGGAGTGGGTTAAAGGATTTAGAAGATGGCCTTGGTCTAATTATTAAAACATAAGTTTTCTGGGTCATTCCATCCTTGTTTGAACCCGTACTAAAAGTGACTGTCTTAAGCTGTTAAGTGTTACCCAATCAGCTTGATGCACACTGCTTGATAGGCCTAAATTTATCAGTAGTTAAAATTTACAGGACATCCAGAGGTAACCATCCCGTTACATTCGCCGTAGCAGCCTGCGAAACTCAGAACGTAAATGTGACGGTTTTACCAAGTTTTGGGTTGGCAGAGGGAAGTTCGGTTACCGCTAAAGAAATGTGGGGTAAAATGGAGCAGGTACATTTAAGCATCTCATATATGTAATGTTCATGTAAATTCCACATTTTTATCATATCAATTAGGCAAGTTATTAAATATTTTATGTTTTTCGTGTTGCTGATATGCATGTAggatggacattttgatcagaataaCTTCAATAACGGGCCAACTTCTCCTTCATCAGCTGGTGATGCAAACTGTGCTGCAGTGTCTGCTTCAACATGGGTTGAACCAAATGGGAAGTGCACTGTTGCGTTTGCAATTGCATGGTCTTCTCCAAAAGTCAAATTTATGAAGGGAAAATCGTATCACAGGTTATCTATACGTATTCCCAAGTTACAATTATACGAGAACAAGTTATTCAACAAAATTAGCCTTGGAATTTCATATTCTGTGATATAATTAACTTTTGACTGTATTATACAGACGATATACTAGATACTATGGTACTTCCCAGAGAGCAGCTGAGGATTTGGTTCATGATGCTCTAACAAGTAGGTGTAGtctcatattttatattttataatattatatcattatttactattattattattatattacgatgTAATTGGTATAAGGTAGATTGTTTTTTTAATATTTGTTTGCTGCATTTTGGTACTTCGGTTAGATTACAAAAGATGGGAAGATGAGATTGAGAAATGGCAAAATCCAATTTTGAAAAATGACAAGCTGCCAGAATGGTGAGTTTTAAATTCTAGTTATTTTAAGATTTATATTTGTCTTACTCGGGTGAAATGAATATCCACTTAATTGCTCAAAGAACTGATATATTTTGATTATATACAGGTACAAATTTACGTTATTCAATGAGTTGTACTTTTTGGTAGCTGGTGGCACAATCTGGATTGGTACTGATACTGAATGAACACAACCTAATTAATTTTATAAGGTTTCACTTATGTAGTTTGTAATTAGTATTTAACGACTTCTATTTTCCTTAGATACACAACTACCAGCAGCTGATTTCGTGCAAAATCAAGAGCAAAAACCTAAGATAACATATGACACTGATCATGGTCATGATGACACCACCGACAATGGTTTTGCATACGATGAAGAAAGTTCTATCACGGTTTCTAGTGAAGACGAGCTTGATGTGGAAGCCAGAAAACGTTTTTCCAATCAAAATGATGATAATGAAGACGTTGGCAGCTTTCTATATTTAGAAGGCGTTGAGTACATTATGTGGTGTACTTATGATGTTCACTTCTACGCGTCCTTTGCGCTTCTTGAACTCTTCCCGAAAATCGAACTCAGCATTCAACGGGAATTCGCACGAGCCGTTTTATTCGAAGACGAGAGAAAAGTCAAATTTTTAGCAGACGGAAAATGCGGTATTCGAAAAGTCAAAGGAGCAATCCCACATGATCTTGGAACTCATGATCCATGGCATGAAATGAACGCATACAACATACACGATACAAGCAAATGGAAAGATTTAAACCCTAAATTCGTGCTTCAAGTGTACCGAGATTTCGCTGCGACTGGCGATTTATCGTTTGGAGCCGAAGTATGGCCCGCTGTTTCTGCTGCTATGGCTTACATGGACCAGTTTGACCGAGATGAAGACTGTCTCATCGAAAACGACGGATTCCCTGATCAAACGTACGACGCATGGACGGTTCATGGTGTTAGTGCGTATTGCGGTGGTTTATGGCTAGCCGCACTGCAAGCGACGGCATCCATGGCTGCCCAACTAGGTGATACAGCCACTGCTGAAGGGTATAAGCGTAAATTCATCAAAGCAAAAACTGCTTATGAAACAAAACTATGGAACGGGTCTTACTTTAACTATGATAGTGGGTCAAGTAATAATAGTAAATCGATTCAAGCTGATCAATTAGCGGGTCAATGGTATATGGCGGCTTCGGGATTACCAAATTTGTTTGATGACGTGAAGATTCGAAGCACTTTGCAAAAGATTTATGATTTTAATGTTATGAAAGTTGGAAGTGGGCGGATGGGTGCGGTTAATGGTATGCATCCGAATGGAAAAGTTGATGAAACGTGTATGCAGTCTCGTGAGGTGTGGGCCGGGGTTACGTACGGTCTTGCGGCTACTATGATTCATGCGGGAATGGAAGAACAGGCGTTTACGACTGCTGAAGGTATATTTACGGCTGGCTGGTCAGAAGACGGTTTCGGGTAAGTATCTAAAAATCACTAATTTGGTATGTTGCTTTATATGTAAATGTACAAGTCGTTTAATGCAATATCCATTGCTAATAGGTTTGTTTTTGTTGTATGTAGATATGCTTTTCAAACACCAGAGGGATGGACGATGGATGGACATTTTCGGTCACTTGTATACATGAGGCCGCTAGCGATTTGGGGTATGCAGTGGGCATTATCCCCCGCAAAAGTAGTTTTGAATGCACCTTCGATTAACATGATGGACCGACTTCATGATTCTCCTGCTGCTGCTGTTTCGAATAATGAGACGGGAGCAAGAAAGATGGTTCACAAAGCCAAGTGCATGAGCGGTTCTGTATTCAATTGCACATGCTAACAGCACTCGTATTCGGTTAGTTTGTGCTTTCAGGGGCTAACGGATAAAACGACGTATTTTCGAGGGGATTGTTGGTGTTTTGGCAACTTACTCAGTTTAATCTAATTGATTCTTGGATAATGACATCGGTGTTGGTTAACATGAAAGCAAAATATGCATAAGCTTTGTAGACTACAAGTCAATGTTTATGTGATTCTCACTTGAGTGCGACTATGAAAGGGATGTTAAATCGGATATGGTTGTAATCATGTAAACTGTACATTCGTCCTATATTGTAAAAGCAAGAGCACATTATACTTTATAATTAAAGAAATAAAGTGGGCTTAAGGGTGGTTGTCATGTTTAGTTATTGCTTCTTTATAAAATGCTTGTATGGAATATGCGTAGGCCCTTCAGATGTCAACAGTATAACGCTTAATGAAATGAACATTATAATGAATGATTTATGTTGAACTAAAAAAAGTACACTTTCAAACTTGTGaagttgagatatatttttgaaaacGAAGTTCATAATAATCGTATTTATGAGAAAATAATGAAATTAAAAGAATGTGCTCTCGTATTTTCTTAGAAAGGAAGCGATTAGATGATCTCGAGCTTTATTTCTGAAGTAGAAAGATCTTATTTCTTACacttcaccttttttttttttttttttttaacggcggaAATTTTATATATAagaaactagcaagaagctagaaaatTACAAAGAGCTAAGGCCACTTGCTATGGTACAACCCTTTCACTATCATTTttccttccacatcagcgccacatcagcacaaacCCTTTAACATTCCTTTTGCTAAATACTCACTATCAGACTGTTTTTAACCAGGCGTCAGATTTCTCCCGTCATCCCAGTTGGCAAGTAGTTTGACGCCCTTGACGCCCCTAACGCGGCGTCAAAATTTGACGCCCCGGGCGTCAGTCGATAAGTTGAGGGATGTGTCAAAAAAATTTCAGCCAATCAGATTTCagcacatatttttatatattattaattaataaattataaacccaactactaataatattttaccacatcacccattCATAAATTTAACCCTCAAATTTGACACTCCCCTTTATTTAACTTCATCTCTTGACCTTGCCACATCAACAAAAAGTAACTCACTTGACTTAGATGTCACCGCCACGGTTAGAAACAGTCTCATACACTCCATTTCAAACTTtaacccatttaaatttattaaataaatatcacACATGATTTAAATTGGGACCCACACACCTCCTTTCACAATCCGTTACTACATTCACTAACAATCCTTTTCACAATGTGCTCACTATCATGGTGAGTGAGTGGCTGCCTTTAACAACCCCTTTCACATTACCATAGCATGTGGCCTAAGAAGCCAAAAGTTTCAATTTGAAActaattttcttttgttttttagcCAATTAAAAGAGTACAATTTAATAAAGTCAAATAAACTACTCCTATTAACTGAAGTGTCACTGAAGACCACACAGTTACGATGCCGCCAAATAGTCCATAGAAGTGAAAGAAGGCATATTGCGGCTTAATCAAGCATTAAACCATATCTCAAACTCGTTCCAAGAAGAGAAAGAAGGCATATTGCGGCTTAACCAGACACTGAGTAAACGCCACAATTCCAAACTCCCTTAACACACCGGTTCAATAACAAGTAACTTAACTAATTATTGAATATTGTCATTTCAACtcataaaatttattaatatttaGATTTTGAGAAAATGGAACAATTTTTAGATGATAAACAAATAtctctttaacttataaaaatacactaACGGAAAGATATGAGAAAATAAACGGATGTAACTACCATCTTCTCAATTTTATTAGACATTTTTTTTGTCTGCTTAAATAACGAACTATCAAAATTAAAGACAACTTCATGGATCCTAACATTAATAATCACCTCGCAAAATCTCCACTTAAAACACGAATAGTTGCGATGTTAGTTGTTAGATGTTAGTTTTTTGTGGCGTGCAATTAGTTAGTTGTAAGTTTAGTTTGTTGTTTAATTGGTTAGTTGCGATGTTTTGTTTATTGTGCGGTCAGCTCGGTCGTAGATAGCGGTTAGACTTTGTTTTCTAGTTCTGAGCCTTCCGTTTGTCGGTTGTATCTTTGTTCGGTTCGTTCATCTTTTGATGAATTATCCGTTGTTTTATAGTATTCGTtttttagccaaaaaaaaaaaaaaaaaaaaaaaaaaaaaaaaaaaacgaatattTGTTATAGAAGTTACTAGTTTTTTTCTCTTGTTTCAATAAAATTCGCAATAGAGGTGTATTTTTAAACCATTTCTCGAGGCTTTAAAATTTGAACATTGCTAAGTTGCCTATTTTAACCTACGTTCACTTATAAAATCATATTAGGGCAAAAGAGATACTGAAGTAACAACAATGACCTCTTCAAAACATTGTGACATAGCGGTGTACATACCACCTCCCACTCTATTGACTCAACATCTTGAAACATTTTAGAGTGCAAGTCACAATAAGCATGAAAGGTGTGGTACTATAGACCATACAAGCATATGACCATAAGTAATGTGTACAATAACAAAAGAATCAACATTAACTCAGAGAACCAAACGAAGACAACCTTACATTCACGGAAAGATTAGTTCGGCAGAAGAAGAGAGAGAATGAAGAAAATTGGCTACACGTAAGAAGGAATCGAACGAAGAGAGGCCATTACCAATGTTGGTTGGACGTAGTGGTAGACAATATTGCAATTACGAGATCTCCTCTTGCCAAGGGTCGGGATTTACGGATAAGGGTGTCatttgtcgaaaaataaaaatcaaTATAAAAATTAGGGGATGTTAGAATTTATAATTAGGGATGTTGGCCATTAATTTACAATTTTTAGTACACTATAATAGACACATTTAAAGAGTTGGGGGTTCCGGGTTACAAAGCATCCACATGCATCTCATATCTCCATCTCTGCCTCTTGCGAAGATTTTTGTAAATCGTATTCGTAGTACGTCTTAAATTGAAATGTTTCGAGATGTCTAATCGGTGAAGTTGTTACAAGGTCTTAAAAGAAGGCAAACGAGGCGTTCACCTCGGGTTCTTATAAGCTCAAAGATGATATTTGAGGATTCATAATACGGGGATGCAATTCTAAATATATTTTGGGAGGTTTTGATGTCAAGAAAAGCGGTTCATGGgcaaatggaaatggaaaaatgaTCAAGGAGGCTTTTGCGACTTTTACCAAAATGATGATGAATATGGCCGATCAGAGTGAACCGGTTAACGCTTCTCGTATTTATTCCCGTGAGATCCCTAGTACGCCGCTCACAAACAaacatcaacaaaagaagaaaaaaatgatcCAAGATGCCGAGAGGGAGGTATTCGGTGTTTTTATTAAAGATATTTGAGCTCGTTGACCTCGGCTTCTCGTTGACCTTGCTAGTACGCCGCTCAAAAACAAACATCAACAAAAGAAGAAGAATTAATTGATCCAAGACGCAGAGGAGGTATTCGGCGTTTTCATTAAAGATATTTGAGCTCGTTGACCTCGACATCGTGGGCCATTGTGTCTTTGTCGTTTTAAAGTTTGGTGTCTTTGTTTGTATGTTTAAAGCGTTGCATTTTTTCCAGTTTTAGTTTTTCCAATTGTTTCGGATCTCAATTCGGTATGTTCAAGATGAAGCTCAGTATATATAGATAGTTCGCAAGTTTGCCACTTTCTAGATACGAGCCTCATCGGAGTTATCTTGTTGTATCCTTGTTGAAAACGTTTTCTATTCAAAAACGTTTTTCGTTATATAAAAGTTTTCGCTATTTTCTATAGAACAAAAATAAATAACCACCACCAACACATGCATCCCAAAAGAAGCAGTAAGCTGGTTCAGCACCAATAACCAGACATTTTTAGAGGTAAAACAACTGATGAGTTTAGTTTACTACACTACTGAAAACGCCCATATTGACCTTAAAGCATGGATATCCAAATCGACAACCATGAGATGCCAGCTTCCGAGGATCAACAATAAAGTAGGGTGCCAGCCTATCACGAGCATTTGTGCTTTAAGGGTTCCACAAAACAAAGAAATTTAGCTTCAAAGGAATGATGCATTAAACAGTAATTAAGAGAAAAGAAGTTCATTATATAAACCAGTATTTTAACTCATAGCAAGCAAAGGTCCATCCAAGAAGATCAGAGTAGTTCCAGCCATTTAAGACACCACACAACAACACGAAACTAATTAAAATGTTGACCCATTGAATAACTACTACAACTCATTCATCTTGACAGTCATTATCAATTTATCATATCTTAGTTTAAGTTTTAGCTATTTTGGGTCACACTATGATATATCAAATGTTTGTTGCCTTGAGTAGTCACGTCACTATAGACACGCATCATGTACCTGTCAtcaacaaaaaacaaaaaacaaaaaccaAATCAGAAATCGCAAACAAAAAACAACCCCGGTGCTGCCAACAGCAAACATATACAAATAAAAAAAACATACACCAAATGTATCAAACTATCAATAATTCGACAAAAGTAGCAAGATAACATCCAAGGAAAGATCAAACAGACGATAATATTAAATGGCTACAACGCTATAAATAAAGATTTCAAAAGCATCAAGTACCTCAGATAAACATAGTCAGCTCGGGCCTACTGTAAACGTTCTGTCCTTCGTCTTCCAAAGTGGGATAAGCTGCCACAAGT
The window above is part of the Rutidosis leptorrhynchoides isolate AG116_Rl617_1_P2 chromosome 1, CSIRO_AGI_Rlap_v1, whole genome shotgun sequence genome. Proteins encoded here:
- the LOC139896475 gene encoding uncharacterized protein: MISGNIFHFRKNSWPAEEYINRTTRQLLDFDGGAPPEQAWRRKLNTHANILKEFSITFMEALKMIRLGIRLWSYVREEASHGRRAPIDPFNREGKPLASQGVPLGGMGSGSITRGFRGEFRQFQILPGTCEASPVMANQFSIFISREGGNKKYASVLSPGQHEGIGKCTDQGLSSWGWNLSGQHSTYHALFPRAWTVYDGEPDPELKVSCRQISPFLPHNYRDSSLPTSVFVYTLVNTGKERAQVSLLLTWANSIGGISHLSGDHVNEPFKGEDGVSGVLLHHKTSRGNHPVTFAVAACETQNVNVTVLPSFGLAEGSSVTAKEMWGKMEQDGHFDQNNFNNGPTSPSSAGDANCAAVSASTWVEPNGKCTVAFAIAWSSPKVKFMKGKSYHRRYTRYYGTSQRAAEDLVHDALTNYKRWEDEIEKWQNPILKNDKLPEWYKFTLFNELYFLVAGGTIWIDTQLPAADFVQNQEQKPKITYDTDHGHDDTTDNGFAYDEESSITVSSEDELDVEARKRFSNQNDDNEDVGSFLYLEGVEYIMWCTYDVHFYASFALLELFPKIELSIQREFARAVLFEDERKVKFLADGKCGIRKVKGAIPHDLGTHDPWHEMNAYNIHDTSKWKDLNPKFVLQVYRDFAATGDLSFGAEVWPAVSAAMAYMDQFDRDEDCLIENDGFPDQTYDAWTVHGVSAYCGGLWLAALQATASMAAQLGDTATAEGYKRKFIKAKTAYETKLWNGSYFNYDSGSSNNSKSIQADQLAGQWYMAASGLPNLFDDVKIRSTLQKIYDFNVMKVGSGRMGAVNGMHPNGKVDETCMQSREVWAGVTYGLAATMIHAGMEEQAFTTAEGIFTAGWSEDGFGYAFQTPEGWTMDGHFRSLVYMRPLAIWGMQWALSPAKVVLNAPSINMMDRLHDSPAAAVSNNETGARKMVHKAKCMSGSVFNCTC